One genomic region from Quercus robur chromosome 4, dhQueRobu3.1, whole genome shotgun sequence encodes:
- the LOC126721268 gene encoding L-type lectin-domain containing receptor kinase IX.1-like — MFAYRDLVVATNNFSEEGKLGQGGFGSVYKGFLAKTDMEIAVKKISSNSNQGKKEYISEVISISRLRHRNLVQLVGWSHEQEFVVVYEYMPNGSLDSHLFDLRSHLSWPRRSKIVHGLASGLLYLHEEWEQCVVHRDIKSSNVMLDSNFNAKLGDFGLARFVDHGLGLQTTDLAGTRGYIAPECFITSKFSKESDVFSFGVVALEIACGRKVVEPKVEESKISLLNWVWVLYGEGRLLEAVDETLNGDYDMDEMKCLMIIGLWCAHPDHTLRPSIRQAIRVLNYEAPLPSLPSKMPLPSYYYAPEAMTADQILQFTCTSKGGSTSATKDDSRV, encoded by the coding sequence ATGTTTGCCTACAGGGACTTAGTTGTGGCAACTAATAACTTTTCAGAGGAAGGGAAGCTAGGGCAAGGAGGTTTTGGAAGCGTCTACAAAGGTTTCTTGGCAAAAACGGACATGGAAATTGCAGTGAAGAAGATATCAAGCAACTCTAACCAAGGAAAAAAGGAGTACATTTCTGAGGTGATATCTATAAGTCGTTTGAGACACCGCAATTTGGTTCAACTCGTTGGTTGGAGCCACGAACAGGAGTTTGTAGTGGTTTATGAGTACATGCCCAATGGAAGTCTAGATTCACATTTATTTGACTTGAGAAGTCATCTCTCGTGGCCAAGGAGGTCCAAAATTGTTCACGGGTTAGCATCTGGATTACTCTATCTCCATGAGGAATGGGAGCAATGTGTAGTGCATAGAGATATCAAATCAAGCAACGTGATGTTAGATTCAAACTTCAACGCAAAACTTGGTGACTTCGGTCTAGCGAGGTTTGTGGACCACGGACTTGGCTTACAAACAACGGATTTGGCCGGAACCAGGGGCTACATTGCTCCAGAGTGTTTTATTACAAGCAAGTTTAGTAAGGAATCAgatgtttttagttttggggTGGTGGCATTAGAGATTGCATGTGGGAGGAAAGTAGTGGAGCCAAAGGTAGAAGAATCAAAGATTAGTTTACTCAATTGGGTGTGGGTGTTATATGGAGAGGGAAGGCTTTTAGAAGCAGTGGATGAGACGCTAAATGGGGATTATGACATGGACGAGATGAAATGTTTGATGATTATTGGGCTATGGTGTGCTCATCCAGATCACACTTTAAGACCTTCTATAAGGCAAGCAATTAGGGTTCTTAATTATGAAGCACCATTGCCTTCCCTTCCGTCCAAAATGCCTCTGCCATCATATTATTATGCCCCTGAAGCGATGACTGCCGACCAAATCCTCCAGTTCACTTGTACAAGCAAAGGAGGGAGCACATCAGCTACCAAGGACGACTCAAGGGTGTGA
- the LOC126724349 gene encoding NAC domain containing protein 50-like: MELPPGVKFRPNDQEIVLYYLLNKVQGNPIFEDSMNVIVDCDVFGDPSTWMKIFQETHMDRLYFYTKLKKKNKHVERSTHSATWRSQKDEVLYDDSKTIHYGSKRSFSFVAKNGFNGTGRWTMNEYRLDGQFANTTNNDNYVICCISKKENIQKTNI, translated from the exons ATGGAGTTGCCACCTGGTGTCAAGTTTAGACCCAATgaccaagaaattgttctctaCTATCTTCTCAACAAGGTCCAAGGGAACCCAATCTTCGAGGACTCGATGAATGTTATCGTCGACTGTGATGTTTTTGGGGATCCTAGCACGTGGATGAAgatttttcaagaaacccaTATGGACCGTCTCTATTTTTACACcaaactgaagaagaaaaataagcaCGTTGAGAGATCTACACATTCTGCAACTTGGAGAAGTCAAAAGGACGAAGTGCTTTATGATGATAGCAAAACAATTCACTATGGGTCTAAGCGAAGTTTCAGTTTTGTTGCTAAGAATGGCTTCAATGGCACGGGAAGGTGGACCATGAATGAATACCGACTTGACGGGCAGTTTGCAAACACGACTAATAAT GATAATTATGTCATCTGTTGCATTTCAAAGAAGGAGAATATCCAGAAGACCAACATCTAA